Proteins encoded by one window of Manihot esculenta cultivar AM560-2 chromosome 10, M.esculenta_v8, whole genome shotgun sequence:
- the LOC122724912 gene encoding LRR receptor-like serine/threonine-protein kinase EFR gives MELAGTSFAPFLPSILQFHLFLLIFATILCFQPAHCLSKLGNETDKLALLQFKAKISNEPNGIFSSWNDSVHFCKWQGVICGPKHQRVTSLNLQGLSLSGTISPHVGNLTFLRFLSLGDNIFHAEIPQEVGYLFRLRHFNLSTNQLSGEIPGNISSCSELRLLNLINNNLVGKVPAELGSLKMLVILDLRKNSLTGEIPHSLGNLSSLQEIYLTENLLQGKIPTELGDLTSLTLLAIGVNSLSGTIPPALYNISSITIIETTYNQLSGSLPANIGLTLPNLEKLLLARNGFFGTIPVSLANCSRLQLIDISNNSFEGQLPTNMGNLKGLQQLHVEFNSFGSKTRQDLSFVPSLANCSNLQQLYFDGNNFAGELPRSIGNLSTLVQLGLGRNSISGTIPAEVGNLVNLFRLDMDANFFSGSIPISFGKLQKLERLTLNQNLLSGEIPALLGNIPKLYWLQLEGNRFLLTIAAMESKGRR, from the coding sequence ATGGAACTTGCAGGCACTAGCTTTGCACCATTTTTGCCTTCAATCCTTCAGTTTCAtttgtttttattgatttttgcaACCATACTCTGTTTCCAACCTGCTCATTGTCTCTCTAAGTTGGGAAATGAGACTGATAAGCTTGCTCTTCTGCAATTCAAAGCCAAGATAAGCAATGAACCAAATGGCATCTTCAGCTCATGGAACGATTCTGTGCACTTCTGCAAATGGCAAGGAGTTATTTGTGGCCCCAAACATCAGAGAGTTACGTCTCTAAATCTGCAGGGGTTGAGCTTATCAGGGACTATATCTCCACATGTAGGGAATCTCACATTCTTGAGGTTCCTCAGCCTTGGTGACAACATATTTCATGCAGAAATTCCTCAAGAAGTTGGTTACCTCTTCCGATTGAGACATTTCAACCTGAGCACTAACCAGTTGAGTGGTGAAATTCCAGGTAACATCAGCAGTTGCTCAGAGCTCAGGCTTCTAAATTTGATTAATAACAACTTGGTGGGAAAGGTACCTGCTGAGCTTGGCTCTCTGAAGATGCTTGTGATTCTTGACTTGCGTAAAAATAGTCTCACGGGAGAGATCCCACATTCCCTTGGAAATCTTTCATCTCTTCAAGAAATTTACTTAACAGAAAATCTTTTGCAGGGAAAGATTCCAACAGAATTGGGGGACTTGACTAGCTTAACTCTCCTTGCGATCGGAGTTAATAGTCTGAGTGGTACAATACCCCCTGCCCTTTACAATATCTCATCTATCACCATCATTGAGACTACATATAATCAATTAAGTGGGAGTCTCCCAGCAAACATAGGCCTAACTCTTCCTAATCTGGAAAAACTGTTATTAGCTCGAAATGGATTTTTTGGAACCATTCCAGTATCATTGGCCAACTGTTCTCGGCTTCAGCTTATTGACATCTCCAACAACAGTTTCGAGGGGCAACTTCCAACTAATATGGGAAATCTCAAAGGTCTTCAACAACTTCATGTTGAGTTCAATTCCTTTGGCAGTAAGACAAGacaagatttgagttttgtacCATCTCTGGCCAACTGCAGCAACTTGCAACAACTGTATTTTGATGGAAACAATTTCGCTGGTGAATTACCTAGATCCATTGGCAATCTATCTACCCTTGTTCAATTGGGCCTAGGAAGAAATTCGATATCAGGAACAATTCCAGCAGAGGTAGGGAACCTTGTAAATTTGTTTCGGTTAGATATGGATGCAAACTTTTTTTCTGGTAGTATTCCCATTTCTTTCGGAAAGCTACAAAAGCTGGAAAGGCTAACCTTAAATCAAAATCTACTTTCTGGTGAAATTCCAGCGTTGTTGGGTAACATTCCGAAGCTTTATTGGCTTCAGTTAGAAGGAAATAGATTCCTGTTAACAATTGCAGCAATGGAGAGCAAGGgaagaagataa
- the LOC110608410 gene encoding receptor kinase-like protein Xa21, with amino-acid sequence MGSIPTQIVGLSSLSGTLNLSQNSLSGSLPSEVGNLKSVNALDVSENKIYGEIPKTIGDCSRLEILYMQGNLLQGAIPSSFDSLRGLQRIDLSRNNLSGSIPNELEKLIFLKYLNLSFNNLEGEVPKTGVFKNASAFSLVGNRNLCGGIAELQLPACPIKEEKDRRPSIVIVLSTTISSFLFVVIVTFLCLFYWQNSKKSPTFSTFTVDELPQISYGELLKATDRFSSENLIGQGSFGSVYKGRLDQQWKCFVAIKVLNLQQHGASKSFIAECNALKNIRHRNLVKILTYCSSIDSKGNDFKALVFNFMENGSLEIWLHPEENGNNQTRKLDFLQRLYIAIDVASALHYLHDHCETPIVHCNLKPSNILLDSDLTAHVGDFGLAKLLAESTNSPSQSQTFSTGIKGTIGYMPPEYGVGSSVTTYGDVYSFGILLLEMFTGKRPTHDVFTDGLDLHNFVKAKLPRQVMQVVDPTLLTPGEVGAATAAAAENMDNDGSIDDSVRECVVSVLQIGLKCSTELPKDRMSMKDATSKLNDIKDIFLHRHQKLV; translated from the exons ATGGGCAGCATACCCACACAAATCGTTGGCCTTTCTTCTCTATCAGGAACTCTTAACTTATCACAGAACTCATTGTCAGGTTCTTTACCCTCAGAAGTTGGCAACTTGAAAAGTGTTAATGCATTAGATGTATCAGAGAACAAAATCTACGGGGAAATTCCAAAGACAATAGGTGATTGTTCCAGGCTAGAAATCCTTTACATGCAGGGTAACTTACTGCAAGGAGCCATTCCCTCATCTTTTGATTCCTTGAGAGGTCTCCAACGAATAGATTTGTCAAGAAACAACTTGTCAGGAAGTATTCCAAATGAGCTAGAAAAACTCATCTTCTTGAAATATTTGAATCTTTCTTTCAACAATCTTGAGGGTGAGGTACCAAAAACAGGAGTCTTCAAAAATGCAAGTGCGTTTTCGCTCGTTGGGAATAGAAACCTTTGTGGAGGTATTGCAGAACTGCAGCTGCCAGCATGTCCtatcaaagaagaaaaagacaGAAGGCCTTCCATTGTCATAGTCCTCAGCACAACCATCAGTTCTTTTCTCTTTGTCGTGATAGTCACATTCTTATGTCTTTTCTATTGGCAAAACTCAAAAAAGAGTCCAACTTTCTCAACTTTCACAGTCGATGAACTTCCTCAAATTTCATATGGAGAACTATTGAAAGCAACTGACAGATTCTCTTCAGAAAACTTAATTGGACAGGGCAGTTTTGGCTCAGTATATAAAGGAAGACTTGATCAGCAATGGAAATGTTTTGTTGCTATAAAGGTACTCAACCTTCAGCAACATGGAGCTTCCAAGAGCTTCATTGCTGAGTGCAATGCATTGAAAAACATCAGACACCGGAATCTTGTTAAGATCTTGACGTACTGCTCCAGCATTGATTCCAAAGGCAATGATTTCAAAGCTCTAGTGTTCAATTTCATGGAAAATGGGAGCTTGGAAATTTGGTTGCATCCAGAAGAAAATGGTAATAATCAAACAAGGAAATTAGACTTTCTTCAGAGGCTATATATTGCCATCGATGTTGCTTCCGCGTTGCATTATCTTCATGACCATTGTGAAACACCAATTGTTCACTGCAATTTGAAGCCAAGCAATATTCTTCTTGACAGTGACTTAACTGCTCATGTTGGTGACTTCGGATTAGCAAAGCTCCTTGCTGAAAGCACCAATAGTCCTTCTCAAAGTCAGACTTTCTCAACTGGGATAAAGGGAACAATTGGCTACATGCCTCCAG AATATGGAGTAGGCAGCAGCGTGACAACTTATGGAGATGTCTACAGCTTTGGAATACTCTTGCTAGAGATGTTCACAGGAAAGAGACCGACTCATGATGTGTTTACAGATGGTTTAGATCTCCACAACTTTGTAAAGGCTAAGCTCCCAAGACAAGTGATGCAGGTCGTGGATCCCACCTTACTCACTCCAGGAGAAGTGGGGGCAGctacagcagcagcagcagaaaATATGGACAATGATGGAAGTATTGACGATAGTGTACGAGAATGTGTTGTATCAGTCCTGCAAATTGGACTGAAATGCTCCACAGAATTGCCAAAAGATCGAATGAGTATGAAGGATGCAACAAGCAAACTAAATGACATCAAGGACATTTTCCTTCATAGACATCAGAAACTAGTTTAA